One window of the Rhipicephalus sanguineus isolate Rsan-2018 chromosome 4, BIME_Rsan_1.4, whole genome shotgun sequence genome contains the following:
- the LOC119390132 gene encoding uncharacterized protein LOC119390132, translating to MAYERHVQCFKLIALAQLFFDHMTQAALPEGLKCPTLKASMHADWNLLGGQEWLEGLHYPNEVHVCDVLRYFPANNTFAIQTRPGPTGPAKVLAYYKFRKQDDRQYIVAHDVKFYQILDTDYANWALIHHCSEGGSGSWYVVALSKPMAEVPAKVMKRIQDAITKSGEKRKVTWNRSACMLEKPTKAPLDSLSLVRGMRIG from the exons atggcgtatGAAAGACACGTACAGTGCTTTAAATTGATTGCACTGGCGCAACTTTTCTTCGATCACATGACGCAAGCAGCGCTCCCTGAGGGTCTGAAGTGCCCCACTTTAAAAGCTTCGATGCATGCTGACTGGAACTTG ctTGGGGGACAGGAGTGGCTGGAAGGTTTGCACTACCCTAACGAGGTGCATGTATGCGACGTTTTGCGGTATTTCCCAGCTAACAACACTTTTGCGATCCAGACGAGACCGGG ACCGACTGGCCCCGCAAAAGTTCTTGCCTACTACAAGTTTCGGAAGCAAGATGACAGGCAGTACATTGTCGCTCACG ATGTAAAGTTCTACCAGATTTTGGACACGGACTATGCAAACTGGGCCCTCATTCACCACTGCTCGGAAGGCG GGTCTGGATCGTGGTATGTAGTTGCCCTGTCGAAACCGATGGCCGAGGTACCTGCGAAAGTAATGAAGAGGATTCAAGATGCCATAACAAAATCTGGAGAGAAAAGGAAGGTCACTTGGAATCGTTCCGCGTGCATGTTGGAAAAACCTACGAAGGCGCCTCTTGACAGTCTGAGTTTGGTGCGCGGCATGCGGATAGGCTGA